atatacaatataaatttaatgTCAATACATGTCTATATGATGACTATTGgggatcaaaaaataaatatttttgtgtcaATGACTCAGAAATCACAGAACCAAGAATTGTTTGGCAACTTGGAAAAGGAGGGGGGGCCAAAAGGTAATCACACCTTAAGAGAGTGCAACAGCATTAGCTGCTTCAAACTCTGCTTTTGATGGTCTTCTTCCACCTTAGAACaactgtttggatgttgaagagCTTGAAATTCCGTAAGGGTTTTTCCCTCTAGAAGGTCATTCTtctcatgatcatcatcttgAAGATCAAGCGAGTACACCACATCTTCCTTGCTCCATCCCGCACGTAGTAAGACCGTAGACAACATCCTCATGTGAGATGCCATACCCTCTTTACTCCTCACCATACCCACACTCTTCCTCTCATCACCACcgtccatcatcatcatcatctccatAACCTCGTCTTCCTTCCACCCTCCATCCCTCAACCTCCATGAGACCTCCTCCAAACACCCCCCCAAATCCCCACTCCTCCACCACCGCGTGCAGCCACTCGCCGCCACGTCCGTCCAGAACTCAATTCTTCTTGCCTTCTTTGCAGCCCACGCCGGGGCCTTGATCCCTGACCTCGTCGAAATGTTCAAGAATTCAGATTCTTGGAAGAGCCGGGCAACATCGAAGCTAAACACACGAACATCTCCACCATTAACGTAAAACACCGGATTTCCAGCCATGTTGGGCTTCGAAGGAAGATAGAAATGTCGGTATATGGGAACGAGAGCCGGAGCTTTGTCCAAGAACTCCTTGGCCAAAGCCAGGGCTTCGTCAGTGTCGTCAGGCCGATCGACCCCCCAAGACTCGCACCAGAAGCTTCTCTGAGAGACTCTTTTAAGGATTCCCAATGAAGGGAGGTCGAGGAGGATACGGAGCTGTTGGGTTGAGGAGGAGCGCCAGTTTGGGAAGCCGGGGGCGACGGGGAGTCCTTCTTGGAGAATGGAGCGGAGGTCCGGGGGAAAGGAGAAACCGAAGATTGACTCGACGGAGGTGAACTCGGAGTCGGAGAGACCTTCAAAGACGGGGATGTTAGACGACTTGAGGTGTTCCATGAGGCTCTTGGAGTAGGCAGCAAAAGAAAAGCAGGCTAGCTTGGACTTGGGGGGCTTGTTCATCGTCATGGTGCTTGTGGGGTTCGGTTTCTGCAATCGAGTTAGTGTTGTGGTAGCCATAGGGAGAGGCTCAGAAGTTTTAAGTTCGAACTGAAAGAATAACAATGGAAAATGTATGAGGTCGTTAGGATTCTGAACGGGTTTGAAggggggaagaggaagaagaagatgaagcagACAGACAGTTCCTAAAGTTCTGGTTGGAGCGAAGAAATCGTCGGACTGAAATCCATGATCGGCTTTGAATTCTTGTGTGTTTGTGTTTCCATACTTTTGCTTGTGGTTTAAATACGTAGAGATCCCTATGGAAAGATAGAGTCTTTGACTCTTTAGCACGCGATACGGGATGGTCCGACGACGGATTCCTTGAAGCGTGTGACATGTGTGATGATAGCTGCcgatattgaaaataaaattcaaagaaaaaaatgaaaatgatttatacagaTTTTTAGGTGCGTAAAATTTACTcttttgtcaataaaatttttgcattattcataaaataaaatagaaata
This genomic interval from Juglans microcarpa x Juglans regia isolate MS1-56 chromosome 4D, Jm3101_v1.0, whole genome shotgun sequence contains the following:
- the LOC121261595 gene encoding uncharacterized protein LOC121261595 yields the protein MATTTLTRLQKPNPTSTMTMNKPPKSKLACFSFAAYSKSLMEHLKSSNIPVFEGLSDSEFTSVESIFGFSFPPDLRSILQEGLPVAPGFPNWRSSSTQQLRILLDLPSLGILKRVSQRSFWCESWGVDRPDDTDEALALAKEFLDKAPALVPIYRHFYLPSKPNMAGNPVFYVNGGDVRVFSFDVARLFQESEFLNISTRSGIKAPAWAAKKARRIEFWTDVAASGCTRWWRSGDLGGCLEEVSWRLRDGGWKEDEVMEMMMMMDGGDERKSVGMVRSKEGMASHMRMLSTVLLRAGWSKEDVVYSLDLQDDDHEKNDLLEGKTLTEFQALQHPNSCSKVEEDHQKQSLKQLMLLHSLKV